A region from the Anomaloglossus baeobatrachus isolate aAnoBae1 chromosome 11, aAnoBae1.hap1, whole genome shotgun sequence genome encodes:
- the LOC142257098 gene encoding N-formyl peptide receptor 2-like, whose amino-acid sequence MDFNLTDDDLNLNEYDFNLTEYNGTFRFGVGGSEPLCLYCSDHIFILQKISITIYSIILALGIIGNGLVIWIAGFRMKKTISAVWFLHLAIADFLCCASIPLRIIEWINLYNYPESTVCISNIFLFNINMTSSVLLLMAMSIDRWVSVMWPFWARVHRTCKLVRITAAFIWVLSLLLTGLMYYLYNFIFHDFTEWCTYPDLFYRIYVPKTRQTIQLIRLVIMCVIPFLIIVTSYVTIFYKIRKGKRPQRSQRSSRIITAVISCFFICWFPYYIWPLTSRFFAFYTHFNIGNTTVHMLASLNSCINPIIYVFMGQNFKQRFFRSIPARVEQALSEHPSDLCREQKDCEHSRAEEV is encoded by the exons ATGGATTTTAATCTGACCGATGATGATTTAAATCTGAATGAATATGATTTTAATCTGACTGAATATAATGGAACTTTTCGATTCGGTGTGGG TGGTAGTGAACCTCTTTGTCTATACTGTTCGGATCATATTTTCATTTTACAAAAGATATCAATTACTATATACAGCATCATTTTAGCTCTCGGGATTATCGGTAATGGATTAGTCATCTGGATTGCCGGATTCAGGATGAAGAAGACGATCAGTGCCGTGTGGTTCCTCCACCTGGCCATCgcggacttcctgtgctgtgcgtctATCCCTTTGCGGATCATTGAGTGGATTAACCTTTACAATTATCCAGAATCGACTGTTTGCATATCAAATATTTTTCTGTTCAATATAAATATGACCTCCAGTGTTCTCCTCCTGATGGCCATGAGTATTGACCGCTGGGTCTCCGTCATGTGGCCATTCTGGGCCAGAGTTCATAGAACCTGTAAACTAGTGAGAATTACGGCTGCATTCATTTGGGTGTTGAGTTTGCTGTTGACCGGTTTAATGTATTACTTATATAATTTCATATTCCATGATTTCACTGAATGGTGCACCTATCCCGATCTGTTTTATAGGATATATGTCCCTAAAACAAGACAGACCATTCAACTGATCAGATTAGTTATAATGTGTGTGATCCCTTTTCTTATCATCGTCACctcttatgtcaccattttctacaAGATTAGAAAAGGCAAGAGACCCCAGAGATCTCAGAGATCCTCCAGGATCATCACCGCTGTTATATCGTGTTTCTTCATCTGCTGGTTTCCATATTATATCTGGCCACTAACATCCAGATTTTTTGCATTTTATACTCATTTCAATATAGGAAATACTACTGTTCACATGTTGGCCAGTCTTAATAGTTGCATCAATCCGATCATTTACGTGTTTATGGGACAGAATTTCAAACAAAGGTTCTTCAGATCCATCCCCGCCAGGGTAGAACAAGCCTTAAGTGAACATCCTAGTGACCTGTGCAGAGAACAAAAGGATTGTGAACATTCTCGCGCAGAAGAAGTGTAA